In the Desertifilum tharense IPPAS B-1220 genome, one interval contains:
- the metH gene encoding methionine synthase — protein sequence MNSPFLQRLHSPERPVIVFDGAMGTNIQTQNLTAEDFGGPQYEGCNEYLIYTKPEAIEKVHRDFLAAGADVIETDTFGATALVLAEYDLGDKAYDLNKKAAELAKRVAVEFSTPEKPRFVAGSIGPTTKLPTLGHIDFDTMQANFAEQAEGLYDGGVDLFIIETCQDVLQIKAALNGVEEVLQRKGDRRPIMVSVTMEVQGTMLVGSEISAALTILEPYKIDILGLNCATGPDRMAEHIKYLCEHSPFVVSCIPNAGLPENIGGHAHYKLTPMELRMALHRFVEDWGVQVIGGCCGTRPEHIQQLAEISQTLHPKQRQPEHEPSAASIYSSQPYTQDNSFLIVGERLNASGSKKCRDMLNAEDWDGLVSLAKAQVREGAHVLDVNVDYVGRDGVKDMHELVSRLVTNVTLPLMLDSTEWEKMEAGLKVAGGKCILNSTNYEDGEPRFLKVLELAKKYGAAVVVGTIDEEGMARTADRKFAIAQRAYRQAVEYGIPGHEIFFDPLALPISTGIEEDRENGKATIEAIRRIRENLPGCHILLGVSNISFGLNPAARITLNSMFLHEAMAVGLDSAIVSASKILPVAKIEPEHQEVCRQLIYDQREYDANGVCIHDPLAKLTTLFEGKTAKREAGIDENLPVEERLKQHIIDGERIGLEDQLKKALEQYPPLEIINTFLLDGMKVVGELFGSGQMQLPFVLQSAETMKSAVAYLEPFMEKQESGNNSKGTVVIATVKGDVHDIGKNLVDIILSNNGYKVVNLGIKQPVDNIIEAYEQHQADCIAMSGLLVKSTAFMKENLEVFNQRGIAVPVILGGAALTPKFVHEDCQNTYKGQVIYGKDAFADLHFMDKLMPAKAAGKWDDGQGFLDETGNGFKPAVGVKEETQPTPQNAEPAEPEVEDTQRSEAVSLEIERPTPPFWGTQVLQPEDIPLAEVFGYLDLQALIAGQWQFRKPKDQSREEYDSFLQEKVYPILEDWKQRVVAENLLHPQVVYGYFPCQAEGNSLHLYDPQAYPETLNRAITWKFPRQKSMRRLCIADFFATQESGIVDVFPMQAVTVGNIATEFAKQLFEANQYTDYLYFHGLAVQVAEAVAEWTHARIRRELGLAADPDNIRDILAQRYQGSRYSFGYPACPNIQDQYQQLALLGAERINLYMDESEQIYPEQSTTAIVAYHPAAKYFSA from the coding sequence ATGAACAGTCCTTTTCTGCAACGCCTCCACAGTCCCGAACGTCCTGTCATCGTTTTTGACGGCGCAATGGGAACCAACATCCAAACCCAAAACCTTACAGCAGAAGACTTTGGCGGGCCGCAGTATGAAGGCTGTAACGAATATCTGATTTACACCAAACCCGAAGCCATTGAGAAAGTCCATCGCGACTTTTTGGCGGCGGGTGCAGATGTGATTGAAACCGATACCTTTGGTGCAACCGCCTTAGTCTTAGCCGAATATGACCTGGGGGATAAGGCTTACGACCTGAATAAAAAAGCGGCCGAACTGGCGAAACGGGTTGCGGTGGAATTTTCTACCCCAGAGAAACCCCGCTTCGTTGCAGGTTCCATCGGGCCGACGACTAAACTTCCCACCCTGGGACATATCGATTTTGACACGATGCAAGCCAACTTCGCCGAACAAGCAGAAGGCTTGTATGACGGCGGAGTCGATTTATTTATTATTGAAACTTGCCAAGATGTGCTGCAAATTAAAGCAGCCTTGAATGGCGTTGAGGAAGTGTTGCAAAGAAAAGGCGATCGCCGTCCGATCATGGTATCGGTGACAATGGAAGTTCAGGGGACCATGCTGGTGGGTTCCGAAATTAGCGCCGCCTTAACCATCCTCGAACCCTATAAAATTGATATCCTCGGCCTCAACTGCGCCACCGGGCCCGACCGGATGGCCGAACATATTAAATATTTGTGCGAACATTCCCCCTTTGTCGTCTCCTGTATCCCCAACGCGGGTTTACCGGAAAATATCGGCGGACACGCGCATTACAAGCTGACACCGATGGAACTCCGCATGGCCTTGCATCGGTTTGTGGAAGACTGGGGAGTTCAAGTGATTGGCGGTTGCTGCGGAACCCGTCCCGAACATATCCAGCAACTGGCGGAAATTTCCCAAACTCTGCATCCCAAACAACGCCAGCCGGAACACGAACCTTCAGCCGCCTCAATTTACAGTTCCCAACCCTACACCCAAGATAATTCCTTCCTAATCGTTGGCGAACGCCTCAACGCCAGCGGATCGAAAAAATGCCGGGATATGCTAAACGCCGAAGACTGGGATGGCCTTGTCTCCTTGGCGAAAGCGCAAGTCCGCGAAGGGGCCCATGTTCTAGATGTCAACGTGGACTATGTGGGACGCGATGGCGTCAAAGATATGCACGAACTCGTCTCCCGCCTGGTGACGAACGTAACCTTACCCCTGATGCTAGACTCCACCGAATGGGAAAAAATGGAGGCGGGTTTAAAGGTCGCCGGGGGGAAATGCATCCTCAACTCCACCAACTACGAAGACGGCGAACCGCGCTTTCTCAAGGTGTTGGAACTCGCGAAGAAGTATGGCGCGGCGGTGGTCGTCGGAACCATTGACGAAGAGGGGATGGCGCGAACGGCCGATCGGAAGTTTGCGATCGCCCAACGCGCCTATCGCCAAGCGGTAGAATATGGTATCCCCGGTCATGAAATCTTCTTTGACCCCCTCGCCCTTCCCATTTCCACTGGGATTGAGGAAGATCGAGAAAACGGGAAAGCCACCATTGAAGCCATTCGCCGCATTCGAGAAAATCTCCCCGGCTGTCATATCCTCCTCGGCGTTTCCAATATTTCTTTTGGTTTAAACCCCGCCGCCAGAATTACCCTCAACTCCATGTTCCTCCATGAAGCGATGGCGGTGGGGTTAGATAGCGCCATCGTTAGCGCCAGTAAAATCTTACCCGTCGCCAAGATTGAACCCGAACATCAAGAAGTTTGTCGCCAGTTAATTTACGACCAACGGGAATATGATGCCAATGGGGTTTGCATTCATGACCCCCTCGCCAAGTTAACCACACTCTTTGAAGGCAAAACTGCCAAACGGGAAGCCGGAATTGATGAAAATCTCCCGGTAGAAGAACGCCTCAAACAGCATATTATCGACGGCGAACGCATTGGCCTTGAAGACCAACTCAAAAAAGCCTTAGAACAATATCCTCCCCTAGAAATTATCAATACTTTCTTACTCGATGGGATGAAAGTGGTTGGCGAGTTGTTTGGTTCGGGCCAAATGCAACTTCCCTTCGTTCTCCAATCGGCTGAAACCATGAAATCGGCGGTTGCGTATCTCGAACCGTTCATGGAAAAGCAAGAATCGGGGAATAATTCTAAAGGAACGGTTGTGATTGCCACGGTTAAAGGCGATGTCCACGATATCGGGAAAAATCTCGTTGATATCATCCTTTCCAATAACGGCTATAAAGTCGTCAACCTTGGGATTAAACAACCCGTTGATAACATTATTGAAGCCTACGAACAACACCAAGCCGACTGTATCGCCATGAGTGGCCTGTTGGTGAAGTCTACCGCCTTCATGAAGGAGAACCTAGAAGTCTTCAACCAACGCGGGATCGCCGTTCCCGTGATTTTAGGCGGCGCGGCGTTAACCCCCAAATTCGTCCATGAAGATTGCCAAAACACCTACAAGGGACAGGTGATTTACGGTAAAGATGCCTTTGCTGACTTGCATTTCATGGATAAGTTAATGCCAGCCAAAGCCGCAGGCAAGTGGGATGATGGACAAGGCTTTTTAGATGAAACGGGAAATGGGTTTAAACCTGCTGTTGGAGTTAAGGAAGAAACTCAACCGACTCCACAGAACGCAGAACCCGCAGAACCAGAGGTTGAAGATACGCAACGTTCGGAAGCCGTCAGTTTAGAGATTGAACGGCCGACTCCGCCTTTCTGGGGAACGCAAGTCTTACAACCGGAAGACATTCCTTTAGCAGAGGTCTTTGGGTATTTAGACTTACAAGCTTTAATTGCTGGACAATGGCAATTCCGCAAACCCAAGGATCAAAGCCGCGAAGAATACGATAGTTTCTTGCAAGAAAAGGTTTATCCGATTTTAGAAGATTGGAAACAGCGGGTGGTTGCTGAAAATCTCTTGCATCCCCAAGTGGTCTATGGTTATTTCCCTTGTCAAGCAGAGGGGAATTCCTTACATTTATACGATCCCCAAGCCTATCCTGAAACCTTAAATCGGGCGATAACCTGGAAGTTTCCCCGCCAGAAGTCGATGCGACGCCTGTGTATTGCAGACTTCTTTGCTACCCAAGAATCGGGTATTGTGGATGTCTTCCCCATGCAGGCGGTGACGGTGGGGAATATTGCCACGGAGTTTGCTAAACAACTGTTTGAAGCCAATCAATATACTGATTATCTCTACTTCCACGGGTTGGCGGTACAGGTGGCGGAGGCGGTTGCAGAGTGGACTCATGCCAGAATTCGCCGCGAGTTGGGGTTAGCAGCCGATCCCGATAATATCCGCGATATCCTGGCGCAACGTTACCAAGGTTCGCGCTATAGCTTCGGTTATCCGGCTTGTCCGAATATTCAGGATCAATATCAGCAGTTGGCGCTATTAGGGGCCGAACGGATTAATTTGTACATGGATGAAAGCGAACAAATCTACCCCGAACAGTCCACAACCGCGATCGTAGCCTATCATCCTGCCGCGAAATATTTTAGCGCCTAG
- a CDS encoding ribonuclease catalytic domain-containing protein encodes MDKGTLVEFRLHGDRRLAVVDRPEGKKNWIVVDERGQSHTIHPRQVTYEVQGQTYKPTEIPRFLKEVENYLDPSSLEVAWELLVEDGETVDPAAMAQLLFSDTSPPLAYAAHCLLFDDKIYFKQKGEAYEPRSVTLVAELKHQQEVARLKQQESQELFSRIQCALAGEKVEWTNSDRARLDALERYAVFGEEATHRTPALEILSALGRPNTPQAAMDLLIELQLWTPHENLFLRRSQIPTQFSHKVLEVAQACLISPPIDPDTHRLDLTHLKVYTIDDESTQEIDDGLSLETLPDGQQRLWIHIADPTRWLSPGDELDLEARRRGTTVYLPTGMISMFPSDLATGPMSLKQGKTCCALSFGVTLDAAGAIADYTLHASLIKPTYRLTYDDVDEILELGVPGEAEIMAIAASAQLRKQWRRSQGAISISMPEASIKVYEDEITIAVLTDSQARQLVAEMMILAGEVAARYSQVNNVPVPFRTQPQPELPPEEELMQLQAGPVRACAIRRCMPKSEMSITPARHASLALEGYTQVTSPIRRYTDLLAHFQLKAHLRGDPLPFTGEQLQELMMSVTSTTQEAVLVERQTNRYWGLEFLRRHSDEVWQGLVLRWLREHENLALVLLEELGLEMAMRFNNPVQPGDRIELKVTYADPRQDVVHFQHLLETATQTA; translated from the coding sequence GTGGATAAAGGAACGCTAGTTGAATTTCGGTTACATGGCGATCGCCGTCTTGCTGTAGTCGATCGTCCGGAAGGTAAAAAGAACTGGATCGTAGTTGACGAACGCGGTCAATCTCATACGATCCATCCGCGCCAAGTCACCTATGAAGTTCAAGGACAAACGTATAAACCGACTGAAATTCCACGTTTCTTAAAAGAAGTTGAAAATTATTTAGACCCCTCTAGCCTAGAAGTTGCCTGGGAACTCCTGGTTGAAGATGGGGAAACCGTCGATCCAGCAGCGATGGCCCAACTGTTATTTTCCGACACCAGCCCGCCCCTCGCCTACGCCGCCCACTGCTTGCTGTTTGACGATAAAATTTACTTTAAACAAAAAGGCGAAGCCTACGAACCGCGTAGCGTCACCCTAGTTGCAGAACTTAAGCACCAGCAAGAAGTTGCTCGCCTCAAGCAACAAGAATCTCAAGAATTGTTCTCCCGGATACAATGCGCCTTAGCGGGAGAAAAGGTAGAGTGGACGAATAGCGATCGCGCTCGCTTAGATGCTTTAGAGCGCTATGCTGTTTTTGGTGAAGAAGCCACCCACCGCACTCCTGCCCTAGAAATCTTGAGTGCGCTAGGACGGCCCAACACGCCTCAAGCCGCAATGGATTTACTAATTGAGTTGCAATTGTGGACGCCCCATGAAAACCTGTTCCTGCGGCGGAGTCAAATTCCAACTCAGTTCTCTCATAAGGTGCTGGAAGTGGCCCAAGCCTGCTTAATCTCTCCCCCGATCGATCCGGACACCCATCGCTTGGATCTAACTCATCTCAAGGTTTACACCATTGACGATGAGAGTACCCAAGAAATTGACGACGGTTTGAGTCTCGAAACCTTACCGGATGGTCAGCAACGGCTGTGGATACACATCGCCGACCCCACGCGCTGGCTATCCCCAGGAGACGAACTCGACCTCGAAGCGCGACGCCGGGGAACCACCGTCTATTTACCGACAGGGATGATCTCCATGTTCCCCTCGGACTTAGCCACCGGGCCGATGAGTTTAAAACAGGGTAAAACTTGCTGCGCCCTCAGCTTTGGCGTCACCTTAGATGCAGCAGGCGCGATCGCCGACTATACCCTCCACGCCAGCTTAATTAAACCCACCTACCGCCTCACCTACGACGACGTAGACGAAATCTTAGAATTAGGCGTCCCCGGAGAAGCCGAAATTATGGCGATCGCCGCTAGCGCCCAACTCCGCAAACAATGGCGGCGTTCCCAAGGAGCCATCAGCATTTCCATGCCAGAGGCTTCGATTAAGGTGTACGAGGACGAGATCACGATCGCCGTTTTAACCGACTCCCAGGCGCGGCAATTGGTCGCAGAAATGATGATCTTAGCCGGGGAAGTCGCCGCCCGCTATTCCCAAGTCAACAACGTCCCGGTTCCCTTCCGCACCCAACCCCAACCCGAACTTCCCCCCGAAGAAGAACTGATGCAACTGCAAGCCGGCCCCGTCCGCGCTTGTGCGATCCGGCGCTGTATGCCCAAAAGCGAAATGAGCATTACCCCGGCGCGTCACGCGAGTTTAGCCTTAGAAGGCTATACCCAAGTCACCTCCCCCATCCGCCGCTACACCGACCTACTTGCCCATTTTCAGCTAAAAGCGCATCTGCGGGGCGACCCACTCCCCTTTACTGGAGAACAGCTTCAAGAACTGATGATGAGTGTCACTTCCACCACCCAAGAGGCGGTGTTAGTCGAACGCCAAACCAACCGCTACTGGGGGTTAGAATTCCTGCGCCGCCATTCTGATGAAGTGTGGCAGGGGTTAGTGTTGCGTTGGTTGCGCGAACATGAGAATCTGGCGCTGGTTTTATTAGAAGAATTGGGCCTAGAAATGGCGATGCGCTTTAACAACCCCGTTCAACCCGGCGATCGCATTGAACTCAAAGTCACCTACGCCGATCCGCGCCAGGATGTGGTTCACTTCCAACACTTACTAGAAACTGCTACCCAAACCGCCTAA
- the rpsR gene encoding 30S ribosomal protein S18, whose amino-acid sequence MTAYYRRRVSPIKPGDAIDYKDVDLLRKFVTERGKILPRRITGLTAKQQRDLTLAIKRARILALLPFVNKEG is encoded by the coding sequence ATGACTGCTTATTACCGTCGCCGCGTTTCTCCGATTAAACCGGGTGACGCTATTGATTACAAAGACGTTGACTTGCTGCGGAAATTTGTCACCGAACGGGGTAAAATTCTGCCCCGGCGGATCACCGGACTCACCGCCAAACAGCAAAGAGATTTGACCCTGGCGATCAAACGCGCCCGGATCTTAGCGCTGTTACCGTTTGTCAACAAAGAGGGATAA
- a CDS encoding ABC transporter permease: MPQEVIYTPRSRMRSPLFLFRQMWRDLLASRELAWRLMVRDISAQYRQSFFGVAWAFLPPIVMAAGFTLAGEANVINVGETDIPYPAYVMFSTALWQTFVEALNGPVLAVTEAKPMLSRVNFPREAIILAKLGEVLFNFSIKLILIVGLFIWFRVPISWTILIAPVALIHLILLGTLFGVLLAPLGALYKDVSKGITILTGFWLFITPVIYPVPSGGLFGTLVRLNPVTPLLVTTRELATAETLSDPVSFWVVSALTLIGLFLTWLAFRLAMPFVIERMSS; this comes from the coding sequence ATGCCCCAGGAGGTTATTTATACGCCCCGCAGTCGGATGAGAAGCCCTTTGTTTCTTTTTCGGCAGATGTGGCGGGATTTGTTGGCTTCGCGAGAACTCGCTTGGCGGCTGATGGTTCGCGATATTAGCGCTCAATATCGTCAATCCTTTTTTGGGGTGGCTTGGGCATTTTTACCCCCAATTGTCATGGCTGCGGGTTTCACCTTAGCCGGAGAAGCCAATGTGATTAATGTGGGGGAAACAGATATTCCCTATCCCGCCTATGTGATGTTTAGTACGGCCCTCTGGCAAACCTTTGTTGAGGCTTTAAATGGGCCGGTGTTAGCAGTGACGGAAGCTAAACCGATGCTGTCGCGGGTGAATTTTCCCAGGGAGGCGATTATTTTAGCCAAGTTGGGAGAAGTTTTATTTAATTTTTCGATCAAGCTGATTTTAATTGTTGGCTTATTTATCTGGTTTCGAGTGCCCATCAGTTGGACGATTCTGATTGCACCCGTTGCGCTTATTCACTTGATTTTGTTAGGCACTTTATTCGGCGTGTTGTTGGCTCCTTTGGGGGCGCTGTATAAGGATGTTTCCAAGGGAATCACAATTTTAACGGGGTTTTGGTTGTTTATCACGCCTGTCATTTATCCAGTTCCTAGCGGTGGCTTATTTGGAACGTTGGTGAGGCTTAATCCTGTAACGCCTTTGTTGGTGACAACGCGAGAATTAGCAACGGCAGAAACCCTTTCCGACCCCGTAAGCTTTTGGGTGGTGAGTGCTTTAACGTTAATCGGTTTGTTTTTAACTTGGTTGGCGTTTCGGTTAGCAATGCCATTTGTTATTGAACGCATGAGTTCCTAA
- a CDS encoding RDD family protein: MQPELKYSRLPRVPLGRRVAAFAIDFFLVGIASSIVSGGMSRILFLLLWFGMRVFYVATNRGQSVGRYALDIKLVDARSIKIPLLTDLAKREGLLGIEAMLAWTGFVSLSPTSAWAILLMIPLAVDCGFAFADLDVREAFHDRIASTILLQSRRGYSLDLKVKLLLDQINMRMRK; the protein is encoded by the coding sequence ATGCAACCTGAACTTAAATATTCTCGTTTACCAAGGGTTCCTTTAGGGCGGCGCGTTGCTGCATTTGCGATTGACTTCTTCCTGGTGGGAATTGCGAGTTCCATCGTCAGTGGGGGGATGTCGAGGATATTGTTTTTGCTGCTGTGGTTTGGGATGCGCGTTTTTTATGTGGCGACCAATCGCGGGCAGAGTGTCGGGCGCTATGCTTTGGACATTAAGCTAGTGGATGCGCGGTCGATCAAAATTCCCTTACTCACCGACTTGGCGAAGCGGGAGGGACTTTTGGGGATAGAGGCGATGCTGGCTTGGACTGGGTTTGTCTCCCTGAGTCCGACTAGCGCTTGGGCGATTTTGTTAATGATCCCTTTAGCGGTGGATTGCGGTTTTGCGTTCGCTGACTTGGATGTGCGCGAGGCGTTTCACGATCGCATTGCTTCCACTATTCTCTTACAATCGCGGCGCGGTTATTCCCTCGACCTGAAAGTCAAGCTATTGCTTGATCAAATCAATATGCGTATGCGAAAATGA
- the rpmG gene encoding 50S ribosomal protein L33, with amino-acid sequence MAKNKGVRIIVTLECTECRTNPDKRSPGVSRYTTTKNRRNTTARLELNKFCTHCNKHTVHKETK; translated from the coding sequence ATGGCTAAGAATAAAGGCGTTCGCATCATTGTGACGCTGGAATGTACGGAGTGTCGGACAAACCCCGATAAGCGATCGCCCGGAGTTTCCCGATACACCACGACGAAGAACCGCCGCAACACCACGGCAAGACTAGAATTGAACAAGTTCTGCACCCATTGCAACAAGCATACGGTTCACAAAGAAACCAAATAA
- a CDS encoding glycosyltransferase: protein MRIAFVVGRFPVLSEAFILNQIIGLIDRGHDVDIYALEGFSGEEKVHPDVEKYHLLDRAFYAPQVPDNYIWRTLKAFGLLVRHGSKDPKLCLKALNFFQYGKRAASLRTLYTTIPFLQSQPYDIVHCQFGTYALQVLGAHQIGAVQGKFVSAFRGYDISWYVKEKGEEVYRELFEYADFFLTNCNFFRRRVISLGCEPEKIVVHGSGINCSRFTFKPRHFPEDGRIRIATTGRLIEKKGIEYAIRAVAQLTKTYPNLEFNIIGDGYLRESFEQLIQDLGVTDSVKLLGWRQQQELIEILDRSHIFVAPSVTAADGNQDAPVNTLKEAMAMGLPVIGTYHGGIPELIEEGVSGYLVPERDADAIALKLQQLIDHPQNWPAMGQAGRRYVEQHYDMNQLNDELVELYQSLIQPQNPALVRDLISTASR, encoded by the coding sequence ATGAGAATAGCTTTTGTTGTCGGGCGGTTTCCCGTCCTTTCAGAGGCATTTATCCTGAATCAGATTATCGGCTTAATTGACCGAGGTCATGACGTAGATATCTATGCCCTTGAAGGATTTTCTGGCGAAGAAAAGGTTCATCCCGATGTCGAAAAGTACCATTTACTCGATCGCGCCTTCTATGCGCCGCAAGTTCCCGATAACTATATTTGGCGAACCCTAAAAGCCTTCGGTCTACTCGTCCGTCACGGATCGAAAGACCCGAAACTGTGTCTAAAAGCGCTCAATTTTTTTCAATATGGCAAGCGGGCCGCTTCCTTGAGAACGCTTTACACAACCATCCCCTTTCTGCAAAGTCAGCCTTACGATATCGTCCACTGTCAGTTTGGCACGTATGCGCTACAAGTCTTAGGCGCACATCAAATTGGCGCAGTTCAGGGTAAATTTGTATCTGCCTTTCGCGGCTATGACATTAGCTGGTACGTCAAAGAAAAAGGGGAAGAAGTTTATCGCGAACTGTTCGAGTATGCAGACTTCTTTTTAACCAACTGCAACTTCTTTCGGCGGCGCGTCATTAGCCTGGGGTGCGAACCGGAGAAAATTGTCGTTCACGGATCGGGGATTAATTGCAGCCGTTTTACCTTCAAACCGCGCCATTTCCCGGAAGATGGACGCATCCGCATTGCAACCACGGGCCGCTTAATCGAGAAAAAAGGCATTGAATATGCCATTCGGGCCGTTGCCCAACTTACTAAAACCTATCCCAATCTTGAATTCAATATTATTGGCGATGGGTATCTGCGGGAATCCTTTGAACAACTGATCCAAGACTTAGGCGTGACAGACAGCGTGAAACTCCTGGGTTGGCGGCAGCAACAAGAACTGATCGAAATTTTAGATCGATCGCACATCTTTGTAGCCCCTAGCGTCACGGCCGCCGACGGCAACCAGGATGCACCCGTCAACACTCTCAAAGAAGCGATGGCGATGGGTTTACCCGTGATTGGCACCTACCACGGGGGTATCCCAGAACTGATTGAAGAGGGCGTATCGGGTTACTTAGTCCCCGAACGCGATGCTGATGCGATCGCCCTCAAACTTCAACAACTCATCGACCATCCGCAAAACTGGCCCGCAATGGGTCAAGCAGGACGGCGCTATGTCGAACAACACTACGACATGAACCAACTCAACGATGAGTTAGTAGAACTTTACCAAAGCCTGATCCAGCCCCAGAACCCGGCGCTTGTCCGCGACTTAATTTCCACGGCAAGCCGTTAA
- a CDS encoding glycosyltransferase family 2 protein, protein MTQPLVTLVVVPRERFSCARESLESIYEHTTLPFNLVYVDGNSPPKVQRYLQEKAQEKGFQLIRTSYYLSPNRARNIGLSEVKTRYLVFVDNDVIVSPGWLEALVDCAEQTNASVVGPLMCQYLPLHEIVHFAGGESRVIVDKTGRRRMREKMYKQGQRVADVRPQLQRHQTELAEFHCVLVRTELFQKIGFLDEEMVNTKEHLDFCMTVAEAGGSIYFEPDSLVTYVPGPPLEASDFHYYMLRWSNAWTLQSLERMREKWGLAEDGYFQTKYKGLGWRRRDSIVRPFVEWVMRRPSGRLEDLLMRFEAPFNRFLTDRYAKQLAKQPAPQKLPQSPAAEKTTATVA, encoded by the coding sequence ATGACTCAACCTCTTGTAACCCTTGTGGTGGTTCCCCGCGAACGCTTTAGTTGCGCCCGCGAATCCTTAGAGAGTATTTACGAACATACCACCCTCCCCTTTAACCTGGTTTACGTCGATGGCAACTCTCCCCCCAAAGTCCAGCGCTATCTGCAAGAAAAAGCCCAGGAAAAAGGCTTCCAACTGATTCGCACCTCCTACTACCTCTCCCCCAACCGCGCCCGCAACATTGGGTTAAGCGAAGTTAAAACCCGTTACCTCGTTTTTGTCGATAACGACGTAATTGTCAGTCCGGGCTGGTTAGAAGCCCTGGTAGACTGTGCAGAACAGACAAACGCCAGCGTTGTTGGCCCGTTAATGTGTCAATACTTGCCCCTGCATGAAATTGTCCACTTCGCGGGCGGCGAGTCGCGCGTGATCGTCGATAAAACGGGGCGTCGCCGGATGCGGGAAAAAATGTACAAACAGGGTCAGCGCGTCGCCGATGTTCGCCCGCAATTGCAACGCCACCAAACCGAGTTAGCGGAATTCCATTGCGTCTTAGTCCGTACCGAACTCTTCCAAAAAATCGGCTTCCTCGATGAGGAAATGGTGAATACCAAAGAACACCTCGATTTCTGCATGACAGTAGCCGAAGCGGGAGGTAGCATTTACTTTGAACCCGACTCGCTGGTGACGTATGTCCCCGGCCCGCCGTTAGAAGCCAGCGATTTTCACTACTATATGCTGCGCTGGAGTAACGCCTGGACGCTGCAAAGCCTAGAACGGATGCGCGAGAAGTGGGGCCTTGCAGAGGATGGTTATTTCCAAACCAAATACAAAGGTTTAGGGTGGCGGCGTCGCGATTCCATTGTTCGCCCCTTTGTGGAATGGGTGATGAGACGACCCAGCGGACGTTTAGAAGATTTATTGATGCGGTTTGAAGCGCCCTTCAATCGCTTTTTAACCGACCGCTACGCCAAGCAACTGGCCAAACAACCCGCCCCACAAAAGTTGCCCCAATCTCCAGCAGCGGAAAAAACCACTGCCACTGTCGCTTAA